GGTGAAAAACGGTATTATCGGAAGAGGTTGCGTAATCTATCATACGCGCCACGCGGGGTGTACCATCTATAATATGAAGTGACTGACACCTCGCCTAGCCAGTGAGTTGCTGGTTCTAGTGCTAAGAGCAGGAAGTCCTTTTTCAATACGTCTCCTATGTTACGTTCTTCTGTCTTATAGCCAACATAATAGAAGACGATGACACCAGTATTAAGTGAGACGTTATTTGGAATGCTAAGCGTAAAATGTCCTTTTTTATCAGTTGCAGTAGCGGTAGTTGTTCCTTTTATCTGCACTGTAACCCCGGGTAAACCTTCTTTAGTTGTCAAATCTAAAACCGCACCTTTCAGGAGTGCAGAATCCTGTTTAGACACTGATATAGTCTTATTTAAATCAAAAGACTGAATAGTAGATGACAAGGTTACTTGCTCCATGGTAGGAGTTGTGACCACTTTAGCCTCGGCTGTTCTTGTGCTTAACCAGGCAGAAAGCCCGAAGGTAATTGCTTTCC
The nucleotide sequence above comes from Nibribacter ruber. Encoded proteins:
- a CDS encoding carboxypeptidase-like regulatory domain-containing protein, with protein sequence MTPQGQGRFCQSCSKTVIDFTVMSNAEIVQWFSKAEGRTCGRFKDRQLDKLLVSSPIRQSYTWKAITFGLSAWLSTRTAEAKVVTTPTMEQVTLSSTIQSFDLNKTISVSKQDSALLKGAVLDLTTKEGLPGVTVQIKGTTTATATDKKGHFTLSIPNNVSLNTGVIVFYYVGYKTEERNIGDVLKKDFLLLALEPATHWLGEVSVTSYYRWYTPRGAYDRLRNLFR